One Vicugna pacos chromosome X, VicPac4, whole genome shotgun sequence DNA window includes the following coding sequences:
- the XAGE5 gene encoding X antigen family member 5 isoform X2, whose translation MSEHVRLRFKSRGKGDDQESYQLIEPAVAQQPSDEQLQEEDPPTDNEDITPGQEKEDEGAPLIQGPDLEADVQQLPQAETEDKGEDDSDVKEEIPSTPEPLKMSEGEEGEPQV comes from the exons ATGAGTGAGCATGTAAGACTAAGATTCAAATCTAGAGGAAAAGGAGATGATCAAGAATCTTACCAGCTCATTGAACCTGCGGTT GCCCAGCAGCCCAGTGATGAACAACTTCAAGAGGAGGACCCACCAACTGATAATGAGGATATTACACCTGGTCAAGAGAAAGAGGATGAAGGAGCGCCTCTGATTCAAG GTCCTGACCTGGAAGCTGATGTCCAGCAACTGCCTCAGGCAGAGACTGAGGATAAAGGAGAAGATGATTCTGATGTCAAGGAGGAGATTCCATCAACTCCAGAGCCCCTTAAAATGTCGGAAGGAG
- the XAGE5 gene encoding X antigen family member 5 isoform X1, translating to MSEHVRLRFKSRGKGDDQESYQLIEPAVAQQPSDEQLQEEDPPTDNEDITPGQEKEDEGAPLIQGEGKRKKNTGVVGRGPDLEADVQQLPQAETEDKGEDDSDVKEEIPSTPEPLKMSEGEEGEPQV from the exons ATGAGTGAGCATGTAAGACTAAGATTCAAATCTAGAGGAAAAGGAGATGATCAAGAATCTTACCAGCTCATTGAACCTGCGGTT GCCCAGCAGCCCAGTGATGAACAACTTCAAGAGGAGGACCCACCAACTGATAATGAGGATATTACACCTGGTCAAGAGAAAGAGGATGAAGGAGCGCCTCTGATTCAAGgtgaagggaaaaggaagaagaatacTGGGGTGGTGGGCAGAG GTCCTGACCTGGAAGCTGATGTCCAGCAACTGCCTCAGGCAGAGACTGAGGATAAAGGAGAAGATGATTCTGATGTCAAGGAGGAGATTCCATCAACTCCAGAGCCCCTTAAAATGTCGGAAGGAG